Genomic DNA from Candidatus Koribacter versatilis Ellin345:
GAAGAGAGCGTCGTGCGCCTCGCCGCCATCGTGGACTCGTCCGATGACGCCATTCTTGGTACCGACACCCAAGGCACCATCAACACCTGGAACCCTGCTGCCGAGAAAATGTTCGGCTACTCCGCCGACGAAATCCTCGGCCAATCAGTCCTGCTGCTCATTCCCCCTTCACTGCATGCCGAGCACGCAGAGAACTTCGAGCGCATTGCCCGGGGCGAGCGTATCGAGCACTACGAAACCCAACGTTTGCAGCGAGGTGGCGGACGCATTGATGTATCGTTTACGCTTTCCGGCATTCGAGACCGCGAAGGCCGCATGCTCGGCGCGGCCATGATTGCTCGGGAACTGAGCGCAAAGCGGCGGGACGAGGCGGTCCGTGCCCGGCTCGCCGCGATTGTCGAGTCCTCGGACGACGCCATCATCGCCAAGGACCTCAACGGTGTCGTCACGGACTGGAATGCCGCCGCCGAGCGCCTCTTCGGATATAAAGCCGAAGACATCATCGGACGCTCCATTCTCGCCATTATTCCCCCCGAACTTCAGCACGAAGAGCCGGTGATTCTTTCCAAAATCCGCGCCGGGCACCGCATGGAACATTATGAGACCCATCGCCTTCATAAATCAGGGCGCCGCTTGGAAGTCTCAGTCACAATTTCCCCGATCCGCGACTCGTCTGGCCGCGTGATTGGCGCCTCGAAGTTCGCTCGCGATATTTCCGAAAAGCGCCGCCTCCAGACCGTTCGGAGCATTCTCGCCGCGATCGTCGAGTCTTCGGACGACGCCATCGTCTCGAAGAACCTCGACGGCGTCATCACCAGTTGGAACGCCGCCGCGGAGCGCTTGTTCGGTTACACCGCTGAAGAGATCATCGGACAGTCCGTATTACGTATCATTCCGCGCGAACTTCAGCACGAGGAACCCGGTATTATTACCCGCCTGCGCGCCGGAGAGCGGATCGATCACTACGAGACTCGGCGGCGGAAGAAGAATGGCGAGAGCATCGACGTCTCCTTGACCGTCTCCCCCATTCGCGATGAACGCGGCACCGTGATTGGCGGGTCCAAGATTCTGCGTGACATCAGCGACCGCAAAATCGCCGAGGCCGCAATCATCGAGAAGGAACGCTTTGCTGCCGCCGGACGCCTCGCCGCGACCCTCGCGCATGAAGTCAACAATCCACTCGAGGCCATCACCAACCTCTCGTACCTGCTCTCCATCCATGAAGGTCTCGATTCCGAGGCTGCTAATCTCGCCGCTTTGCTTTTGAAAGAGGTCCAGCGCGCGGGAGAGATCACCCGGCAGACCCTGGTGTATTACCGCGAGTCCAAGGTGCCGTTGCTCGTCAGTCTTCGCGAAGTCGTCGCCAGCGTTCTCCGCGCCAAGCGCTCGAAGCTCGAGCTAAAGAACGTCCACGTCGATAGCGCCTTACCTGAACCTTTTTTCGTCGAAGGCTATCCGGGTGAGTTGCGCCAGGTGCTCGAGAATCTGCTCGACAACGCTCTCGACGCCGTGCCCGACGGCGGGCATCTCCAGATCCAGGGCAGCCGCTCCGTCTCCGCCGCCAACGAGCGCGTCCTCCTCTCGATTTGCGATAACGGCCCCGGCATTCCCGCCGAACTGGCCGGGAAAATCTTCGAACCGTTTTTCACTACCAAGAAAGAGAAGGGTAGTGGCCTCGGGCTCTGGGTCTCGCAGTCCATCGTCAAGAAACATCAGGGCACGATCGAAGTTCGCAGCAACCAGGAAAACCGCGAGACGGTTTTTACCCTCAATCTCCCTGCTGCCAGGCTTCCCGAGCCCGCGGACCGCCGCTCTCCGGCTGCAGTTTCCTGATCTTTCGCCGTGTCCCCCTTTGCCCCCCGGCTCTTTGTGACCCGAATCACAAGACGCTGTGCGCCGAATTTGTTAGATTCAATGGCGTATGGCAGCCCCTAACTCCCTCTTTGTCCGCGCCTGCAAGCGTCAGCCCGTTGAGCGCACCCCCGTTTGGTTTATGCGCCAGGCCGGACGCTATATGTCCGAATACCGCGCCGTCCGTGAGAAGTATTCGCTGGTCGAAATCTGCAAGAAGCCTGACGTCGCCGCCGAAGTGACCATCACCGCCGCCGAAGCCCTCAACGTGGACGCGGCCATCATCTTCGCCGACTTGCTTCTTCCTCTCGAAGTCATGGGACTTCCGTTCCACTTCTCGCCCGGCGAAGGCCCGGTGATCGAGGTGCCGATCCGCGATGCCGCGCACATCACGCGCCTCCGCACCGATCGCGCCCACGATCTTGGCTACGTCGCGGAAGCCGTGAAGAAAGTCAGCGATCACTTCGGCTCGAAGCTGCCGGTCATCGGCTTCTGCGGTGCGCCATTCACTCTAGCCAGCTACATGATTGAAGGCGGCGGCTCGCGCAACTACCTCGAAGTCAAAAAACTGATGTACAACTCGCCCCACGCGTGGGACGAGCTTCTCGGCAAACTTGTCGCCGTCCTCAGCGAATACACCGCCGACCAGGTAAAAGCTGGCGCCGACGTCATTCAGATCTTCGATAGCTGGGTCGGCTGCCTCAGCGTCGAAGACTATCGCCGCTACGTCCTGCCACGCACCACCGAACTGGTGAAGGCTCTCCAGCACTCGACGAGAGTTCCGATCATCTACTTCGGTACTGACAGCGCCACGCTGCTGCCCTCCATGCGCGAAACCGGCGCGGAGGTGATCGGCCTCGACTGGCGTGTGCCGCTCGACCAAGGCTGGAGCCTCCTCGAACACAGCGTCGCGATACAGGGAAATCTCGATCCGGTGCTGCTCTTCGCCGAGTGGCCCGAGCTCAAGTCGCGCGCCGAGCGCATCCTCAAGCAGGCCGACGGGCGCCCCGGTCATATCTTCAATCTCGGACACGGCATCCTTCCGCACACGCCCGTTCAGAACGTGAAGGACCTTGCCAAGTTCGTGCATGAATATTCTTCGCAGTTGGTAGGCCCGCGCGAATGACGAAGAACGCCGTCCTGTTGCTGGCCCACGGCAGCCCCGAGAACGTCGCCGACATACCCGAGTACATGAAGTACGTAACGGGTGGTCGCGGCCTACCGGAATCCGTGGTCAAAGAAGTCCAGCACCGTTACGGCCTCATCGGTATCTCTCCGCTACGCTGCCACACCGTCGGCCAACAAACCGGCGTCCAACGCGAAACCGGTGTTTCGACGTACATCGGCATGCGCAACTGGCATCCGTTCGTCGCCGACACCATCGAGCAAATGAAGCAGGATGGCATCGAGCACTGCGTCGCCCTCTGCCTCGCGCCACAAAACTCGCGCACCAGCGTCGGCCTTTACCGCAAGGCGCTGATGGAGAAAAATCCGCCCTTCACGGTAGATTTCGTGGAGAGCTGGCACGATCACCCGCTGCTCATCCAGGCCTTCGCCGAAAATCACCGCGCCGGATACGAAAAAGCGCGCGCCGAAGCCAGCCACGATCTGCCGCGCATCTTCACCGCGCACAGTGTCCCCGAGCGCACCATCACCGAAGGCGATCCCTACGAGGCGCAAACGCGCGAAACCGCCGCTCTCGTCGCGAAAGGCCTCGGCTTGAAAGATGCAGTCTGGCGATTCGCCTTCCAGAGCCAGGGCATGTCGGGCGGTACGTGGCGCGGCCCAACGGTAGAGAGCACGCTCGAAGGCCTCGCCAAAGAAGGCCATCGCGGCGTCTTCTTCCAGCCCATCGGTTTCGTTTGCGACCACGTCGAAGTTCTCTACGACATCGACATCGGCTTCCGCGACTTTGCCGAAAAGCTCGGCATGAAGATCTGGCGCGCCGAATCGCTCAATAACTCCGCTACCTTCGCACAGGCCATTGCCGACATCGTCCGCCAGCGCCTCGCCGCGCAGGCAGTCACGGTCTGAGCATGCGCATCGCGATCATCGGCGGCGGAATCTCCGGCCTCAGCGCCGCTTACACACTCGAAAAAGAACGCGCAAAAGGCGCTGACGTCGAGTACACGCTCTTCGAGAGCAGCAACCGCCTCGGCGGCGCCTGCTACTCCGAGATCGTGGATGGCTGCGTGATCGAAGCCGGACCGGACTCGTTCGTCTCCGAGAAGCCGTGGGCCGCCGCGCTCTGTCGCGAACTCGGCATCGGCGACCAGCTCATCGGTTCCAACGACAATGACCGCAAAACCTGGATCGTCAACAAGGGGAAGCTCATCTCGCTTCCCGACGGCCTCATGTTCCTCGTCCCCACGAAAATTCTGCCCACCGCGTTCAGCCCGCTCTTCTCGTGGAGCACCAAGCTTCGCATGGCGCGCGAGCTCATGCACCCGCCGCGTCCCATGAACGGTGACGAAACCGTGGCCGCGTTTGTCGAACGCCACTTCGGCCGCGAAATGGTCGACCGCCTCGCCGACCCCATGCTCTCCGGCATCTACGGCGGCGATACCGACCAGCTCAGCGTCCGCGCCACTCTCGCGCGCTTCGTCGAAATGGAAGCGAAGTACGGCAGCCTAAGCCGCGCCATGCTCGTCGCCAATAAAAAAATGAAAGCGGCGATGGCAGGCAAGCCCAAGCCGCCCCTTTTCACCTCTCTCCGTAACGGCATGCAGCAAATGGTTGACGCCGTACTCGCGAAACTTCCGTCCGAGTGCCTCACGCTAAACACGGCCGTCGAATCCATTGAAAAACGCGACGGCAAGTACTACTTGACGCTCAGCTCCGCTCAAGGCTTTGTATCAGGGCAGCGCTTCAGCGCTGCCGAAACCGCTCCTATGGAAAATGGGGCTTTAGCCCCTGCTAATGCCGAAATCTTCGACGCGATCATCCTCGCCACGCCCGCCAACATCGCCGGCCGCTTACTTGCAAATATCGATAACCATCTATCCGAGGATCTCGCCGCCATCCCCTACAGCTCCTCCGCCACCGTCATCCTCGCCTACGACATGGCCGACCTCAAATCCCTTCCCGGCGGACACGGCTTCCTCGTCCCGCGCACCGAAGGCCGCCGTATGCGCGCCTGCACCTTCGTCCACAACAAGTTCCCGCACCGCGCCCCGCCCGACAAAGGCGTCCTGCGCTGCTTCATGGGCGGCGCCAACGACGCTGCCATCCTGCAATCAAGCGACGAAGAGATCACGGCCATCGTCCAGCGCGAGCTACGCGAAATCGTCCACCTAGAAGCGCAGCCCAAGCTCGTCCGCGTCTACCGCTGGCGCGGCGCCATGGCGCAATATCCCCTCAGCCACCTCGACCGTGTCGATCGCATCGAGAAAGCCATTGCTGCCATCCCCGGCCTCGCCGTAGCCGGCAACGCATTCCGCGGCATCGGCGTGCCGGACTGCGTGCGAACAGGAACCGTCGCGGCGCAATCCGTACTCGACCATCGCAAATAGCCAGTAGCCATTCGTCCCGCCAAAAATCGCCTCGGACCTTGACTCACATAAGATGACAGTCGTACTCTTTCGTCATGCGTTACTCGCCCGAACACAAAGCGCAAAGTCACGAGAACATTCTTTCCGTAGCCGCTCGCTCCTTCCGCGAATACGGCGGAGACACCAGCGGCGTCGGTACCGTCATGAAAAAGGCAGGCCTCACCAAGGGCGGCTTCTACCGCCACTTTGAGAGCAAGGACGATCTGTTTGTCGAAGCCGTAGCCCGCGCATTCGAGCAAATGGGATCGGGAATGGTCGAGGTTGCAAAGTCAGCTCCCAAGGGGCAGGAGCTTCGCGCCATGATCGAGCATTACCTGAGTCCCCGCCACGCGGCTTCCCCTGGAATGGGTTGCGTGGTCTCTGCACTCGGGCCCGAGTTCTCCAGAAAACCATTGTCTGTGCGCAAACGGATCGAAGCTTCACTCGACGCCTATCGCGAGCGACTGCTGCCCTTTGTCCCTGGCCACTCGCGTGAAGAAAAAGTGGAAAAGTGCAGGTTACTGTTTTCCAGCATGGCCGGCGTACTGATGATGGCGCGCCTTGCCTCCACTCCACAAAAACGAGACCAGATGTTGATGCAGGCGAGGAGCTTTTTCATAAAGTCCTTTGCCGAGAGGTAACTCTTTTTTTGCCTGATAAGAGTACGGTCGTACTCTTAAACGAAACCATTCAACCACACCAGGAGAAGTCTATGAATTTCACGCTTCCTTTGCTTATGACGCTGCTCCCCGCAGCAGTGATCGCCCAATCGCAATCCGGCGCTACCTCAGGCATGACCAACCCGCCCGTCCCGAAAACCACCGAAGTCCTGGTTATCGAGACCCCGAAGCAGGGCGTTACCTTTCAACAAATCATCGCGGTCATGCCGGACGAGGTCCGCGCAACCGCCCAGCTCTACCTCGACGGAAAGATCCGCCAATGGTATTCGCGCGGCGACGGAAGAGGCGTCGTCTTCATCATCGACGCCACGAGTGAGGATGAGGCAAAAGCAATTGTCGAATCGCTCCCGCTCTCCAAACAGCAACTATTGGATCACCAATATGTCGCTCTCGGACCGTTCATGCCGCTGCGGATGTTGATTGGCCCAGCAGCGCAACGCTGACAGCAAAGCGCGATCCCTGACTTCAGCCAGTAACCGCCACCACCCACACTTTAGAAAGGAGCACAAAATGTCCCCCGAAACCATCTTCCGAGTGCAACTCATCTTAGGTTATGTCGCGTGGCTTCTCTGCTTTGGCGCGTACGCCATGCCCAAGCTGAAAGCTATGGACGCCGCCGCCGCGCAACGCGCGATCGCTACTCTGCACAGCTTCCGCATCTTCGGACTCGTCTTTATTCTTCCCGGGGTCGTCGGCCCCAACCTGCCGGCCCAGTTCGGCTCCTTTGCCGCCTACTGGGACCTGGCGACAGGTCTGCTCGCCATCCTGGCGCTCCTCACGTTCCGCGTTCGACGCCTTTTTTGGGTGTTCGTGGTAGCGTTCAACCTCGTGGGAGTCGTGGACCTGCTCATGGACTACTACCACGCCATTCAGTTAGGAGTAGCGACGAACCCCGGCCAGATGGGCTCCGCCTACGTAATCCCCGTCCTGTACGTGCCGTTGCTGATGATCACCCACATCGCGGCTTTCTACTTGCTGCTGCGCCGTCAGCCCAACCACGCACCGGCGCTCGTCAGCCATCCCGCCACCTCGTGACGGAGCCAATGGCGGAGCTTCACAATCATCCCGCCCCGCGTTATCCGGCAACGCCTTTCGCGGCATCGGCGTGCCGGATTGCGTGCGCACCGGCACGGTCGCGGGGCAACGCGTTTTAGAAACGATGAGTAATTGTCGTTTCGAGAGCCAGCTTCAATTCTGAATTGTCTGATAGAAGGAAAAGTCGGATGCGGGACAGCTCTGCCACGGCTGGTCCTGGCGATAAACGATCATCAGTTTCTGGCCATCCAAAGCAAGCTTATGGCCTCCGAACGCGTTTGATGTGCCGGTATACTCACGGCCGTCACGAGCTGTGAAACGATACCCGACTTTGTATTTCGATGGCTTCGACTCTGAGATAGCAACTTCACCCACAACCGTTTCGGGTGCGGCGACAATACTTCGTTCGCGAGCATATGTCTTTAGTTCAAGGGCGAAGAAGAATCCGACGACGACTCCGAGAATTACTGTCAACGATCCGCGATCATCCAGAGCATAGAGCGGCAGCCAAAGAAACGGGCTGATTGCTAAAAGCCAACCTCTTACCCGAATAGGAAACCGCACTTCGTGCGAAACGGAATTGCTGGCTGCGAGCATATCGTCGGCCAGATTCTACCACGGTATTTCCCCCCAACCTCAATTGATCAAGCAGCCTTCCTATGGCAAACTCCCACCCGTGAAGCTTCTTCGCTACATCGAGCTAAAGAGCGGCCATTCCGACAACGGTCCCGCTTGGATCGGCTACGTCACTTCATCCAAGACTGGTCGGACGTTGTACTTCAATGGTCGCGGCTTGATGAAACTAAAAGGGCAGCGGCGTGGAAATTCGGGTGGGAACTACGTCGACATGGAAACCGGCGAGTCGTTCTGGGTCTCCGGCGTCAAGAAGAACGGGCAAGACCGTCACTGGGCCGGATCGGGAAAAGTTCTCGTAGAGGCCGCCGCGCTCGCGGATTATCTGAAAGCGATCGGAACCACTACTTTGGATAGATCGCGTTGTGAGGTAACTGAAACTATCCAGGCAACCGACATCAAGAGGCTTTCCGAATTGGCGAACTCATCTTGCAAAGGCTGGCCTGACGAGCCCTGCGATCCCTACTCATTCACTCGCAATGTGGCGCTCCGACGTGGAAGCGAATAGTTCCTGACATTTCTCGACACTCCCCCCACTCACACCGGGTTCTAGTATCGTGTGAGGTCAGCCGTGAACCGTCTTCTCCAACTAGCAGCTCTTTCCTTCGCTCTACTCTCTGTCGCCTACGCCCAGGAAGCCGACCAGCACGACATGGCCAACATGTCGGACGATGGCATGTCGATGCACGAGATGCACATGAGCGCGCACATGCGTATGACCACCCTGCGGTCGCCCGCCTCCGGCGACCAGCAGCGTGCCGACGCCATTGCGCTCGCCGCCAAAAATGTCATGTCGCGATACACCGATTATCGCCGGGCCGAGGCCGATGGCTTTAAGCCCTTCCATCCCGAGTTCAAGCAGCCGATGTACCACTTCACCAACGGCAGCTATGCCATCGAGGCCCAATTCAAGTTCAACCCCGACCACCCGACGTCGCTGCTCTACGAGCCCACCAAGGACGGCTACCGTCTCGTCGGCGTCATGTACACCGCGCCTTTCCGCTTCACCGAAGACCAACTCAACCAGCGCGCGCCGTTGAGCATCGCGCAATGGCACATGCACACAAACCTGTGCATTCCACCGTGGAATGGCTGGTCGGACATCACCGGCGCCCACCCGAAATTCGGGCTAAATGGCTCCATTTCCGACGAAAAAGCCTGCACCGCCGCCGGAGGCACCTTCCGCGATCACGTTTTTGGCTGGATGGTACACGTCTATCCGAACGAGGCCGACCAGTCCCAGATCTGGTCGGTCGAACGGCAGATGTCGCACACCCACTAAAGTAACAGCGGAATTTCGCGGGAAGTCTGGTAGATTGATGGTGGTTGTTTCCCACCTATGTTCAGACTTCTCAAGCTTAGTTTCGCGATGTTGCTGCTGTCGATAGCGCTGCCCGTCTTGGCAAGTCCGCTAGCGCCGCCTCCTCCGAAAAAGGCCGGTAAGCAGCGCCACAGCCGCACGATTCCGGCACGCCACAACGCCGGCCGTCCCATGCACGCGTAGACGCGCTACGACTTCGGCATCGCTCCAAATTTTTCCAATACATTCGTCGTGATCTGCTGCATCGCCGCGCTCGTCGCCGCCGGTCTCGCATGGTACGACACGAATGGCTCCAGCCCCCACGACCACCGCATTGACGACGCTTCAAACACAATCGCTCCGCTCGATGCCTGGTACCACGTCATGTCGGCGTTGCGGTTGTAGAGCACTCCGAGTGCGATGACCACCGCCGGTGACTGCGCCACAATGTTAAGGTTCGCCGGACCAAAGCCCAGGTCGGAATCCATCTCGCCATCCACCACCAGCGGAACGTGCGAACCGTTTTCAAGTCCGGTATTGGCGAACACCCATGAGCTCGCATCGCTTACCACGAGGTCCGCGGGTGTATAGAGAGAGCCGTTGTACATCGCGCCGAGCACACGTTGCTCGGGATTGCT
This window encodes:
- the hemH gene encoding ferrochelatase → MTKNAVLLLAHGSPENVADIPEYMKYVTGGRGLPESVVKEVQHRYGLIGISPLRCHTVGQQTGVQRETGVSTYIGMRNWHPFVADTIEQMKQDGIEHCVALCLAPQNSRTSVGLYRKALMEKNPPFTVDFVESWHDHPLLIQAFAENHRAGYEKARAEASHDLPRIFTAHSVPERTITEGDPYEAQTRETAALVAKGLGLKDAVWRFAFQSQGMSGGTWRGPTVESTLEGLAKEGHRGVFFQPIGFVCDHVEVLYDIDIGFRDFAEKLGMKIWRAESLNNSATFAQAIADIVRQRLAAQAVTV
- a CDS encoding TetR/AcrR family transcriptional regulator, which encodes MRYSPEHKAQSHENILSVAARSFREYGGDTSGVGTVMKKAGLTKGGFYRHFESKDDLFVEAVARAFEQMGSGMVEVAKSAPKGQELRAMIEHYLSPRHAASPGMGCVVSALGPEFSRKPLSVRKRIEASLDAYRERLLPFVPGHSREEKVEKCRLLFSSMAGVLMMARLASTPQKRDQMLMQARSFFIKSFAER
- a CDS encoding DUF3592 domain-containing protein, whose translation is MLAASNSVSHEVRFPIRVRGWLLAISPFLWLPLYALDDRGSLTVILGVVVGFFFALELKTYARERSIVAAPETVVGEVAISESKPSKYKVGYRFTARDGREYTGTSNAFGGHKLALDGQKLMIVYRQDQPWQSCPASDFSFYQTIQN
- the hemG gene encoding protoporphyrinogen oxidase, yielding MRIAIIGGGISGLSAAYTLEKERAKGADVEYTLFESSNRLGGACYSEIVDGCVIEAGPDSFVSEKPWAAALCRELGIGDQLIGSNDNDRKTWIVNKGKLISLPDGLMFLVPTKILPTAFSPLFSWSTKLRMARELMHPPRPMNGDETVAAFVERHFGREMVDRLADPMLSGIYGGDTDQLSVRATLARFVEMEAKYGSLSRAMLVANKKMKAAMAGKPKPPLFTSLRNGMQQMVDAVLAKLPSECLTLNTAVESIEKRDGKYYLTLSSAQGFVSGQRFSAAETAPMENGALAPANAEIFDAIILATPANIAGRLLANIDNHLSEDLAAIPYSSSATVILAYDMADLKSLPGGHGFLVPRTEGRRMRACTFVHNKFPHRAPPDKGVLRCFMGGANDAAILQSSDEEITAIVQRELREIVHLEAQPKLVRVYRWRGAMAQYPLSHLDRVDRIEKAIAAIPGLAVAGNAFRGIGVPDCVRTGTVAAQSVLDHRK
- a CDS encoding PAS domain-containing protein; the encoded protein is MSQNFKPLNPEESVVRLAAIVDSSDDAILGTDTQGTINTWNPAAEKMFGYSADEILGQSVLLLIPPSLHAEHAENFERIARGERIEHYETQRLQRGGGRIDVSFTLSGIRDREGRMLGAAMIARELSAKRRDEAVRARLAAIVESSDDAIIAKDLNGVVTDWNAAAERLFGYKAEDIIGRSILAIIPPELQHEEPVILSKIRAGHRMEHYETHRLHKSGRRLEVSVTISPIRDSSGRVIGASKFARDISEKRRLQTVRSILAAIVESSDDAIVSKNLDGVITSWNAAAERLFGYTAEEIIGQSVLRIIPRELQHEEPGIITRLRAGERIDHYETRRRKKNGESIDVSLTVSPIRDERGTVIGGSKILRDISDRKIAEAAIIEKERFAAAGRLAATLAHEVNNPLEAITNLSYLLSIHEGLDSEAANLAALLLKEVQRAGEITRQTLVYYRESKVPLLVSLREVVASVLRAKRSKLELKNVHVDSALPEPFFVEGYPGELRQVLENLLDNALDAVPDGGHLQIQGSRSVSAANERVLLSICDNGPGIPAELAGKIFEPFFTTKKEKGSGLGLWVSQSIVKKHQGTIEVRSNQENRETVFTLNLPAARLPEPADRRSPAAVS
- the hemE gene encoding uroporphyrinogen decarboxylase; the encoded protein is MAAPNSLFVRACKRQPVERTPVWFMRQAGRYMSEYRAVREKYSLVEICKKPDVAAEVTITAAEALNVDAAIIFADLLLPLEVMGLPFHFSPGEGPVIEVPIRDAAHITRLRTDRAHDLGYVAEAVKKVSDHFGSKLPVIGFCGAPFTLASYMIEGGGSRNYLEVKKLMYNSPHAWDELLGKLVAVLSEYTADQVKAGADVIQIFDSWVGCLSVEDYRRYVLPRTTELVKALQHSTRVPIIYFGTDSATLLPSMRETGAEVIGLDWRVPLDQGWSLLEHSVAIQGNLDPVLLFAEWPELKSRAERILKQADGRPGHIFNLGHGILPHTPVQNVKDLAKFVHEYSSQLVGPRE